The Theropithecus gelada isolate Dixy chromosome 11, Tgel_1.0, whole genome shotgun sequence genome includes a region encoding these proteins:
- the LOC112634751 gene encoding hydrolethalus syndrome protein 1 homolog: MEELLPDRQIWATMDPEERMLAAATAFTHICAGQGEGDVRREAQSIQYDPYSKASIAPGKRPTLPMQLQYPHVESNVTSETVSEASQRLRKPVMKRKVLRRKPDGEVLITDESIISESESGTENDQGLWDLRQRLMNVQFQEDKESSFDISQKFNPPHEHQRISQDQLICSLQREGMGSPAYEQDLIVASRPKSFILPKLDQLSRNRGKTDRVARYFEYKRDWDSIRLPGEDHRKELRWGVREQMLCRAEPQSKPQHIYVPNNYLVPTEKKRSALRWGVRCDLANGVIPRKLPFPLSPS, encoded by the coding sequence ATGGAAGAACTTCTACCTGATAGACAAATATGGGCTACTATGGATCCAGAAGAACGAATGTTGGCAGCTGCTACAGCTTTTACCCACATCTGTGCAGGGCAGGGTGAAGGAGATGTTAGGAGAGAAGCCCAATCTATCCAATATGATCCCTACAGTAAAGCTTCAATAGCCCCAGGAAAGCGACCTACTCTTCCTATGCAACTACAGTACCCACATGTAGAAAGTAATGTCACTTCAGAAACAGTCTCTGAGGCCTCCCAAAGACTCCGAAAGCCAGTGATGAAGAGAAAGGTGCTGCGTAGAAAGCCAGATGGGGAAGTATTAATAACAGATGAGTCGATTATCAGTGAATCAGAATCTGGTACAGAAAACGATCAGGGTCTCTGGGACTTAAGACAAAGGCTGATGAATGTGCAGTTCCAGGAAGACAAGGAATCTTCATTTGatatttcacaaaaatttaaTCCACCACATGAACACCAAAGAATTTCTCAAGATCAGCTCATTTGCTCTCTACAAAGAGAAGGAATGGGCTCTCCAGCTTACGAACAAGACCTCATTGTTGCCAGCAGACCCAAGTCCTTTATTCTCCCAAAGCTGGACCAGTTAAGCCGAAACCGGGGCAAGACAGACCGGGTAGCCCGGTATTTTGAGTACAAACGGGACTGGGACTCAATACGTTTACCTGGTGAAGATCATAGGAAGGAATTACGCTGGGGTGTCCGAGAGCAGATGCTTTGTCGAGCAGAACCCCAATCCAAACCTCAGCACATATATGTCCCAAACAATTATCTAGTACCAACGGAGAAGAAAAGGTCTGCACTCCGTTGGGGTGTTCGTTGTGACCTTGCAAATGGTGTCATACCCAGGAagcttcccttccctctttctccttcttaa